One genomic window of Pigmentiphaga litoralis includes the following:
- a CDS encoding LysR family transcriptional regulator, producing MDDLRRIDLNLLLALHALLAEKHVTRAAVRLHRSQPAVSHALAQLRIIFKDPLLQRRGTYMGLTPRALELVRPLDDALRGLSLLLHPRGFDPASATRRFRMAASDFGAHVILPKLMRRLRAEAPGIDLAITQGSRGAMVAQLLDGEVDLAVGVFPDVPADITLRTLFEEHFVSVADRTTLPPSGDLPLDAWLARPHVVVSMRPDADNDVEDALAAQGLRRRVALVLPHWRASTEVLVGTDLVLTVASRTLDRGPRSRNRSLKTFAPPLPLPVFAFQQAWLTQRDAEPAQVWLRNLVRECSQP from the coding sequence ATGGATGACCTACGACGCATCGATTTGAACCTCCTGCTCGCGCTGCACGCGCTGCTGGCGGAAAAACACGTGACCCGCGCCGCGGTGCGACTGCATCGCAGCCAGCCCGCGGTCAGCCATGCCCTGGCCCAGCTGCGCATCATCTTCAAGGACCCGTTGCTGCAACGACGCGGCACCTACATGGGGTTGACGCCCCGCGCGCTCGAGCTGGTTCGGCCGCTGGACGACGCGCTTCGCGGCTTGAGCCTGCTGCTGCACCCTCGCGGCTTCGATCCCGCAAGCGCCACCCGCCGTTTCCGCATGGCGGCGTCCGACTTTGGCGCGCATGTCATCCTGCCCAAACTGATGCGGCGGCTGCGTGCGGAGGCTCCGGGGATCGACCTGGCCATCACCCAGGGCAGCCGTGGCGCGATGGTGGCGCAGTTGCTGGACGGCGAGGTCGATCTGGCCGTGGGCGTGTTTCCGGATGTCCCGGCGGACATCACGCTGCGCACGCTATTTGAAGAACATTTCGTCAGCGTGGCCGACCGGACAACGCTGCCGCCGTCGGGCGACCTGCCGCTGGACGCCTGGCTGGCGCGGCCGCACGTGGTGGTGTCGATGCGGCCCGATGCCGACAATGACGTCGAAGACGCCCTGGCCGCGCAAGGCCTGCGGCGGCGCGTTGCACTGGTGCTGCCGCACTGGCGCGCGTCGACCGAGGTCTTGGTGGGAACGGACCTGGTCTTGACGGTGGCGAGCCGGACCCTGGACCGAGGGCCCCGCAGCCGCAACCGCAGCCTGAAAACCTTTGCTCCGCCGCTGCCGCTGCCCGTCTTTGCCTTTCAGCAAGCCTGGCTGACCCAGCGCGATGCCGAACCTGCCCAGGTGTGGCTGCGCAACCTGGTGCGGGAATGCAGTCAACCCTGA
- a CDS encoding FepA family TonB-dependent siderophore receptor gives MPASFPVTRIHPLALAISMALVSLQSVAQTQPKEMSEVQVLGTAEEELKQAPGVSVITQEDLEKRPPANDLSELIRTMPGVNLTGNSSSGQYGNNRQIDLRGMGPENTLILIDGIPVSSRNSTRMGRSGERNTRGDSNWVPAEAIERIEVLRGPAAARYGSGAAGGVVNIITKPPTDTYAGSVTVYSLFPEHSAEGGSKRLGFNLSGPLADKLSFRLFGNIAKTEADSLALNQQFATGITPPAGREGVRNRDINALVRWALTEKQSIDFNVGMSRQGNIYAGDRAVSTDGTPEATQLAQAGAETNTLYRRTASVTHRGDWGAGHRSRLTFSYEGTDNTRFNEGLAGGPEGSIQAALQKSTSELNNYLVNGEYSMPSQLFGTSQVVTFGFDHRTEKLNDPYGNSQNDNTGQLVNAASRNGKAEASLTGLFAEDNIALTDKLTLTPGLRFDHHDNFGSNWSPSLNTSYQLTNEITLKGGIARAFKAPNLYQSNPNYLYFTMGQGCPVNYTNQGLGCYILGNADLNPETSINKEIGIAYTSRGWVSGLTYFHNYYNNKIAADMFDQGPPIVIGVPGSAAQAFQWFNAGKAIVQGLEGTLTVPLIGEQGNVLKLINNGTYMIENEQKSTGQPLSMIPRYTVNSTLDWTVNDKVSAQVYATFYGKQKARTLGQAGGAATGLALSDRGSYSLVGLSAGYKFSKSLSLRAGINNLFDKRLFRQNNSSGAGANTYNEPGRSLYVTMTASF, from the coding sequence ATGCCCGCAAGTTTCCCGGTCACCCGTATCCACCCGCTTGCGCTGGCGATCAGCATGGCTCTGGTGTCCCTGCAGTCCGTCGCGCAGACGCAGCCCAAGGAAATGTCGGAAGTGCAGGTGCTCGGGACGGCCGAAGAAGAATTGAAGCAGGCGCCGGGCGTGTCGGTCATCACACAGGAAGACCTGGAAAAGCGCCCGCCCGCGAATGACCTGTCGGAACTGATCCGCACGATGCCGGGCGTGAACCTGACGGGCAACAGCTCATCGGGTCAGTATGGCAACAACCGCCAGATCGACCTGCGCGGCATGGGCCCCGAAAATACCCTCATCCTGATCGACGGCATCCCGGTCAGTTCGCGCAATTCCACCCGCATGGGCCGCAGCGGCGAACGCAACACGCGCGGTGACAGCAACTGGGTCCCGGCCGAAGCGATTGAACGCATTGAAGTGTTGCGCGGTCCGGCTGCCGCCCGTTACGGTTCGGGCGCCGCGGGCGGCGTGGTGAACATCATCACGAAGCCGCCAACCGACACGTACGCCGGGTCGGTCACGGTGTATTCGCTGTTCCCGGAACACAGCGCCGAAGGCGGATCGAAGCGGCTCGGCTTCAACCTGAGTGGCCCATTGGCCGACAAGCTGTCGTTCCGCCTGTTCGGGAACATTGCCAAGACGGAAGCGGACAGCCTTGCGCTGAACCAGCAGTTCGCCACCGGCATCACACCGCCCGCCGGCCGCGAAGGCGTGCGCAATCGGGACATCAACGCGCTGGTGCGTTGGGCGCTGACGGAAAAGCAGTCCATCGACTTCAACGTCGGCATGAGCCGCCAGGGCAATATCTACGCAGGCGATCGCGCGGTCAGCACCGATGGCACGCCCGAAGCCACGCAACTGGCCCAGGCCGGCGCCGAAACCAACACGCTGTACCGCCGCACCGCGTCGGTCACCCATCGCGGCGACTGGGGCGCCGGCCATCGTTCCCGCCTGACTTTTTCGTACGAAGGCACCGACAACACCCGCTTCAACGAAGGCCTGGCCGGCGGTCCGGAAGGCAGCATCCAGGCCGCCTTGCAGAAGTCGACATCTGAACTCAATAATTACCTGGTCAACGGCGAATACAGCATGCCGTCGCAACTGTTCGGCACCAGTCAGGTGGTGACCTTCGGCTTCGATCACCGGACCGAAAAGCTGAACGATCCGTACGGCAATTCGCAAAACGACAACACCGGCCAACTGGTCAATGCCGCGAGCCGCAACGGCAAAGCCGAAGCGTCACTGACCGGCCTGTTTGCGGAAGACAACATTGCACTGACCGACAAGCTGACGCTGACCCCGGGCCTGCGTTTCGATCACCACGACAACTTTGGTTCCAACTGGAGCCCGAGCCTGAACACGTCCTACCAGCTGACGAACGAGATCACCCTGAAAGGCGGCATTGCGCGCGCCTTCAAGGCGCCCAACCTGTACCAGTCGAACCCGAATTATCTGTACTTCACCATGGGCCAGGGATGCCCGGTCAACTACACGAACCAGGGTCTTGGCTGCTACATCCTGGGCAATGCCGACTTGAATCCGGAGACCAGCATCAACAAGGAAATCGGGATTGCCTACACCAGCCGCGGCTGGGTGTCGGGACTGACCTACTTCCACAACTACTACAACAACAAGATCGCGGCAGACATGTTCGACCAGGGACCACCGATCGTGATCGGCGTCCCGGGCAGTGCCGCGCAAGCCTTCCAGTGGTTCAACGCCGGCAAGGCTATTGTGCAGGGCCTTGAAGGCACGCTGACCGTGCCGCTGATCGGTGAACAGGGCAACGTCCTGAAGCTGATCAACAACGGCACCTATATGATCGAGAACGAGCAGAAGTCCACCGGACAGCCGCTATCGATGATCCCTCGCTACACCGTCAATTCGACGCTGGACTGGACCGTGAACGACAAGGTCTCGGCACAGGTCTACGCCACCTTCTACGGCAAGCAGAAAGCCCGGACCTTGGGCCAGGCCGGCGGCGCGGCGACCGGGTTGGCCTTGAGCGATCGCGGATCGTATTCGCTGGTGGGCCTGAGCGCCGGCTACAAGTTCAGCAAGTCGCTGTCGCTGCGCGCCGGCATCAACAACCTCTTCGACAAACGCCTTTTTCGCCAGAACAACAGCAGCGGTGCCGGCGCCAACACGTACAACGAACCTGGCCGCTCGCTGTATGTCACGATGACCGCGTCGTTCTGA